From the Candoia aspera isolate rCanAsp1 chromosome 3, rCanAsp1.hap2, whole genome shotgun sequence genome, the window TAAAAGAATTttgaataagaaaaataattttaagaactgGTAAAGGACAATATCTATCCTTTCCCTAAAACTCTCACCAGATCAGCAGAGCAATCACACAAGAAAAGTCTCAGGTCAAAACATCACAATGAAGGAGGGAAAGATGTAGTAATCATGTCATGTCCTTTGATAGGTCATGTTTGGAAGCATTTGTCTGGAAGCACATAAAAGCAGATAAGAGCTATCTTGAGTCTCCTTTGCTCACTCATTTCCAGTCCATTCTTTGCACTAGCAGGAAGTTCACATCCATGTAACTATAACAAATGTCTCCATTCACCTCATGCAGAGGGAACAAAGCAGACTATAAAGTTGAGGGAGAGGGTTTCTCTGCTCACTGCTCTGTGCCAGTCCCTGTGGTTTTTCCAGAAGAAGAGGCCTTGCTGCCAATCAACCTAGGGAGCCCCAGAGGTCGTTGGGGGCTTTCTGACTGACAACAGCCACACTTCCACCAGCTTGGTTGCCAAGCGAACCGCTCAGCAGCAAAGTAATAAACCACTGGATCCAGGCAGGCATTAAGGCTGGTCAGTGCCATAGTGATGCGACGAGCCACATAGGTGGTACGGAGAAGGGGGCAGCCACCCAGGACACCCACACGGCCCAATGTGTGAACCAGCTGTACAACATGATACGGTGCAAAGCAGATCAGGAAAACGCCAAGGACCACCAGCACTGTCCGCAGGGCCTTGCGTCTCACTGCTCGGGAACTTGACTGCAATCCAGGAGAAGCCAGTAGACGCCAGGCAATCAGAGGATAGCAGACACCAATCAAAAGAAGAGGCAGCAGAAAGCCAACCACAGCAGCAAAGATACTGATGCCTGAGATGCGCCCCTTCCAGGAACTGGAGGAGAAGTTTTCAAGGCATGCAGTGCGGCCATCCACAAAGGGGCTTGTCAGGGATCCACGGAGCGCCAGGAATAGGATGGCCACAATGAGTACCAGCCACACTCCCAAGGCAGCTCCCACACGGTAGCGCAGCTGCCGGAACTGAAGGTGCTTCAACGGATGTACCACAGCTATGTAGCGCTCCAGGCAGATGCAAGCCAGGAAGAGGGAGCTGCCATAGAGGTTGGCAAAGAACAGGCAGCCTGTAATTTTGCAGAGGGCTTCCCCAAAGATCCAGTCATTATGGAGGGCATGATAAGCGATGCGGAAGGGCAAGGTGAGCACAAAAAGCAAATCAATGGTGGCCAGATTCACCAGGAAGACATTGGCTGGGGCAGTAGCTGACTTGGTTCGGAGGAAGTAGCCCAACACAAAGAGATTCCCATCCAGACCTAGAAGAAAGACCaagccataaaccacagggaaCAGGATATATTGGAAATCTGCACTCTCAGAGCAGGTGGATGTGTTATCAGAAGGAAGCCCTGAGTGATTCCATAGCGGCAgctggaacagaaagaaaaacatgttaCTTTTAGTGTGTTTTCTTCCTAACTCAGACACTGTCCCAAGGCTGGGCTCATGCTTACCTCTGCATTAGGTTTGAAGGTCTGTCTGATCACAGAAGCCAAGCATCACATGCTTCTGAGCATCTCAGAAGCATGGAGTAATGGCTacgatttatttgtttgtttaacacaTTAATAGGGCCACCTATCTTAAGTGGTAGAACTCTGGGCAGCCAACaaagagatgt encodes:
- the LOC134494770 gene encoding lysophosphatidic acid receptor 6-like, producing MFFFLFQLPLWNHSGLPSDNTSTCSESADFQYILFPVVYGLVFLLGLDGNLFVLGYFLRTKSATAPANVFLVNLATIDLLFVLTLPFRIAYHALHNDWIFGEALCKITGCLFFANLYGSSLFLACICLERYIAVVHPLKHLQFRQLRYRVGAALGVWLVLIVAILFLALRGSLTSPFVDGRTACLENFSSSSWKGRISGISIFAAVVGFLLPLLLIGVCYPLIAWRLLASPGLQSSSRAVRRKALRTVLVVLGVFLICFAPYHVVQLVHTLGRVGVLGGCPLLRTTYVARRITMALTSLNACLDPVVYYFAAERFAWQPSWWKCGCCQSESPQRPLGLPRLIGSKASSSGKTTGTGTEQ